The following nucleotide sequence is from Candidatus Cloacimonadota bacterium.
CATGTCATGAGGGGATAACGAGGGAAAATTTAGCAAAGATAACGGGGAAAAGGAAAAGAAATATTCATTTTGTCCGGTATTTGTCCACCATATAGATAGTGAGAGATCAAAAAAAATAGGAGAACACAAAAATGAAAGTAAAATTCACTAAACTATTGATGGGTTATGAGGGCAAGATCGATGATGCAGTGATGTACTTTAGCCCCAAACGCCGCAAATACATCCTGCGTAAGCGTCCTAAATATGTAGAGCAAGCACAGAATCGTAGTTTCAGTCAAATCCAAAAGAGAATCTTTGCATTGCCAATCCGGGCAGAATACAAACAGGATATTAGAAATTATCTTCTTAAATATAACGCTCTACCGGGATATTCCGATCACCCGATCTACGCTTGGAATCTATTATATAGCAAGCTTATGTGGGATATTGCGCGCCTGTATAAGATAGATCTTAAAAGCATCGCAGTTGAAGACCTTCCCAGCTTGCCATGTATAACCATAGCAACGGCTGTAGAACGGGGGATTTTGCCTAAAGTGAATGGATATGAACGGTTTATCGAGAGTATGGTTTAGAAAATCTACAGTGCGAAATGAGGCGGCTTCATATATCTGACAAGTTCTTGATAAGCTCTATTGCTGCTGAACGCAGGTCTGCAAGGCTGTCATTGTTTTCGATCACAAAATCCACCAGTTCCGCCTTTTGGGAATCGGGGATCTGTTTAGCTAAACGCATCAACTGATTCTCAGAATCTTCGGGATTGCGTTTCATCAGGCGCTCTTTAACTATCTCTGTGGAACTGCATACTAGAATCAAATAATCAAATCGATCTTGAAGTTTGGCTTCAAATAACAGTGGGATTTCGAAAAAGTTGAATCCTGAAATTGCTTTCTTGATAATGCTATCAATTTCTTGGATTACCAATGGATGTAAAGTATTATTCAGAAATTCTAGTTCTTGGGAGTTATTGAAGACGATTTTGGCAATAATTTTACGGTTAGGCCCTTCATCATCCCAGATAAGATTTCCCCAGCGAGATACTAGAACATCTTTTACGGCGGGCAATAAAGAATTAGCTATCTTATCGGCAGAGTAAACCGGATAACCCATCTCTTGGATAAAGGCACAGAAGGAACTTTTGCCACTGCCGATATTTCCGGTTATACCTATATTTATACTCTTATTTGGATGCATCACTAATAATCTGCATTAGTTCTTCAAAAGCGATATTTTGTTTTATCTCTCCGCTTTGAGCCACAGATACTTGCCCGCTTTGCTCGGAAACAATTATGGCAATGGCATCCGAGATTTCTGTAATGCCAATACCTGCAAGGTGTCGAGTGCCAAATTTGCGACCATATTCTGAATTTGTGGAGAGAGGTAATACTACTTTAGCAGCCATAATCCTATTCCCTCTAATGATGATGGCACCATCATGCAAAACGCTTTTAGTGTTAAATATAGTAAGAATCAGGCGCATGGAAATAATAGAATCTATCTGTTCACTGTTTTGGATGTATTCATTTAGTTTTCTTTTATTTTCCAAAACTATAAGTGCTCCGGTTTTGCGAAAACTCATTGAAGAAACGGCATCAATCAGTGGAGTGTAAAACGAAGATTGTTCACCTCGCACAAATACAGATTGCAACTCTTTTGCCAGATTCAATTTAGAAAGAATCGTGCGTAACTCGGGTTGGAAAAGTATCACGATTGCCATAATCCAATATGTGCGAATACCGCTTAGCAATCCCGATAGCACCTTAAGCTCAAAAATGCTTGCCAAAAAGTATAACAGAAGCAGAAATAATAGCCCCCATAACACTTGATATCCACCGGATTTGCGGATAATTAGCAAGGATTGGTAGATTAAAAATGCAATTACGAAAATATCTACTAAGTCTTTGAATCTTGGAATGAGAAATTCCATTAGGAAACTCCCGTTTGGGCTATTGCGTATAGCACTTTAAGAAACTGAGCATGTTCAAAAACATCGTGTACACGGATGATTTGTACTGAACTTAAACAGGCTATGGCAGTGGCTGCTAAAGTACCGCCAAGGCGGTTTTGAACGGCTGCCTCATGGATATTATTGATAAACTGCTTCCGGGAAGCTCCTAAAAGGATTGGAATGGCGAAAACTTTTAATTCATCCAAATTAGCAAGCAGTTTTAGGTTATGCTCCAAGTTTTTTCCAAAACCTATGCCTGGATCCACAATTAGGCGATCTTTGGTAATACCACAATTTGTTGCGTATTCGATGCGCTCATTTAAAAAGTGTATTACTTCACTCAGTATATCATTGTATTGAGGATTTTGCTGCATTGTTTGAGGTCTGCCTTGCATGTGCATTAAAACAAGTTTTACATGATTTGCTCCAGCAAGCGTATGCCCGATTTCCGGATCGAACCTTAAAGCCGAAACATCGTTAATAATATCTGCCCCATATTCGATAGCTTTGGCTGCTACTGTAGCTTTTTGAGTATCTATGGAAATTGGAACCTGAGGATAGCTGCTTTTAAGATACTTCAATACTGGATGAATACGTTGCCACTCCAGATCGGCAGATATCTCATGAGCTCCCGGACGTGTTGATTCGGCTCCAATATCAATAATATCTGCACCTTGAGCAATCAACTTTTCAGCTTGTGCAATTGCAGCAGATTGGGAAAGATAATATCCTCCATCCGAAAATGAATCTTCGGTTAGATTCAGAATTCCCATTATTTGCGGAATGGTTATTTGTTTAAGATATTCTGAAATCATGCGGCATTACCTTAATGTAAAATTGCATCTTATGCGATAAACTCGTTGGGCATTGTATGTTCCAGTAAAACCAAAGCGCCAGCTTTGCATAGCCTCCTTAAGCGATAGCCAGTGTTCGCTGCGGCGGTAGGTAATTACTTTAACCCGATTCATATTCACTTTCCCATCGCGATAGAGAGAAAATTCTACTACCACCGAATCATTTATCAACGGAGCAATAGTTGGCAGAGTCTCATTAATAAAATATACATCGGCATCTCCCTCCAGCATATTCGAATAGTAAGCTTTGGACTCCGGATTGCCAATGCTTCCGGCTTCTTTAAGTTTATCACTGATACTGCCAGTGATTCTTTGAGGGTTAATGGCGGGCTCTTGGTTTTCTATGCTTTCCCAGAAAGGGCTTTCGATTTTGCTTGCGCTTGCGTTTCCTGATTCAGGTTGATTCTTCACCATACTGTCTAGGTTCTTCAAGCCTTTGTTTTCGCCATATTGTGCGCTTGTATTCACTCTGCCCATATTCGTCTCGCTTAGCCAATCGAAACTATGCCATTTCTGCTGGTTTTTGGTATTCAAATGCAAAACCGAAAAAATGCCGAATACAACTATATGTATAAAAATTGAAATCGCATAAGCTCTGGTAAGCGGGACTATCTTCATGTATCTTGAACCTCAGTGGCTACAAAAATCTTTTCATAACCTGCGGCGCGAATAATATCCATCATCGCTATAAGCTTTTGTAAAGGTAAAATGGATTCCGCTGAAAGCCTTACAACCTGATCTTGGCTTTGATAATCTTCGGTAAGTCTAGCCCTTAACTCCTCTAAAGAAAGAGCTTCATCGTTGTAAAACAATCTATCATCTGCATAATAGGTTATCGAGATATTCTGAAGCGTGTGAAGTGTAGCCGTTGTAGAGCCCGGTAACCTTACCGGCAATCCAGTTTGGCTGCTAAAATTGGATACAATTAGTAAGAATATGATCAGAAGAAAGATCACGTCTGTCATTGAAATGAGCATTGTGGTACTAATCTTCTTCTTGTTTAAACGTAGTTTCACCGAGTTTTCCTTATGCGGATAGTATATTCTACGGCACTTTCTTGCATTGTTTTAACTATATTTTCAAGATGTTGGACGATATCATTATAAAAGATTATTGCAACAATTCCAACGATTAATCCGCCCACTGTAGTGAGCAAGGCTTCCCATATACCCCCAGCCAGCAAACTTATATCCACTCCCCCACTGCTATGGGTTTGAATGGTCATAAATACTCTTACCATGCCAATCACAGTACCTAAGAATCCAATGAGTGGCGCAATTGCGGCGAATGTACTAAGCCAACCAAGACCTTTTTCCATCTTATGAAGCTCTGCTTGAGCCGCAGCTTCCATACTCTGGTTTATAAGAGCATCTTCATCAGTCTGGGCGTTAAATAGCTTATCTAACATTACTTTGAGAGGGCTGGATTGGACTTCGGCGGCTAAAGCAGATTTGAGCTCATCTGAATCGTTAAGATTACATAATGCATCTAAAAGAGTTTTGTTGC
It contains:
- the coaE gene encoding dephospho-CoA kinase (Dephospho-CoA kinase (CoaE) performs the final step in coenzyme A biosynthesis.) encodes the protein MHPNKSINIGITGNIGSGKSSFCAFIQEMGYPVYSADKIANSLLPAVKDVLVSRWGNLIWDDEGPNRKIIAKIVFNNSQELEFLNNTLHPLVIQEIDSIIKKAISGFNFFEIPLLFEAKLQDRFDYLILVCSSTEIVKERLMKRNPEDSENQLMRLAKQIPDSQKAELVDFVIENNDSLADLRSAAIELIKNLSDI
- the cdaA gene encoding diadenylate cyclase CdaA, with translation MEFLIPRFKDLVDIFVIAFLIYQSLLIIRKSGGYQVLWGLLFLLLLYFLASIFELKVLSGLLSGIRTYWIMAIVILFQPELRTILSKLNLAKELQSVFVRGEQSSFYTPLIDAVSSMSFRKTGALIVLENKRKLNEYIQNSEQIDSIISMRLILTIFNTKSVLHDGAIIIRGNRIMAAKVVLPLSTNSEYGRKFGTRHLAGIGITEISDAIAIIVSEQSGQVSVAQSGEIKQNIAFEELMQIISDASK
- the folP gene encoding dihydropteroate synthase, translating into MISEYLKQITIPQIMGILNLTEDSFSDGGYYLSQSAAIAQAEKLIAQGADIIDIGAESTRPGAHEISADLEWQRIHPVLKYLKSSYPQVPISIDTQKATVAAKAIEYGADIINDVSALRFDPEIGHTLAGANHVKLVLMHMQGRPQTMQQNPQYNDILSEVIHFLNERIEYATNCGITKDRLIVDPGIGFGKNLEHNLKLLANLDELKVFAIPILLGASRKQFINNIHEAAVQNRLGGTLAATAIACLSSVQIIRVHDVFEHAQFLKVLYAIAQTGVS
- a CDS encoding biopolymer transporter ExbD — protein: MKLRLNKKKISTTMLISMTDVIFLLIIFLLIVSNFSSQTGLPVRLPGSTTATLHTLQNISITYYADDRLFYNDEALSLEELRARLTEDYQSQDQVVRLSAESILPLQKLIAMMDIIRAAGYEKIFVATEVQDT
- a CDS encoding MotA/TolQ/ExbB proton channel family protein gives rise to the protein MSVFSLMLRGGILMYLLVLISIAVIAIVLEKYRQIVKVRKGNKTLLDALCNLNDSDELKSALAAEVQSSPLKVMLDKLFNAQTDEDALINQSMEAAAQAELHKMEKGLGWLSTFAAIAPLIGFLGTVIGMVRVFMTIQTHSSGGVDISLLAGGIWEALLTTVGGLIVGIVAIIFYNDIVQHLENIVKTMQESAVEYTIRIRKTR